In Brevibacterium zhoupengii, the following are encoded in one genomic region:
- a CDS encoding ATP-binding cassette domain-containing protein, producing MVLELIGAGFTYRGSTRPALTNIDLRLEPGQMHAILGPVGAGASTLVRLITGLLGERGTSVGRVLLEGTAMMLGDDPEAQLSGMTSLVGDEVQLSGRLHGGERAQVEKRARETLDSLGIGDLWGRRLEALSGGQRQLVALSGLLSQRPALLALDQPSLSLDPDTRRRLGRVLQDYCASGGTVLITAHQLDEVTAACRDFSVLASGRLHARQRRLTVQDCEHEGIWDTRDQVAPPAQEPPEPSEYREQDRVEQAESSAPIAAALCARGLTVARAGTAVLDHVDLDVAIGEIVTIMGPNGAGKSTLLRSLAGLLERGAHITGTITVDDDGRVLSLGDAPAHQRAVHLGWVGQDPGSQLSAATVREELTRSAPLPAHRRRDRAVVRAQRRAAVASAMVQAKLETESETHPYDLSIDLRKDLVMASALIVGSRILLLDEPTLGRDHQAIGRLNKFIHDFIRRGGSVLAATHDRRWAAETADRILSVDSGRLYEDR from the coding sequence GTGGTTCTCGAACTGATCGGGGCAGGCTTCACCTACCGGGGCAGCACCCGGCCGGCGCTGACGAACATCGACCTCCGTCTGGAGCCGGGTCAGATGCATGCGATCCTCGGGCCAGTGGGCGCCGGCGCCTCGACATTGGTTCGACTGATCACAGGACTGCTGGGTGAGCGCGGAACCAGTGTCGGGCGGGTGCTCCTGGAGGGGACTGCGATGATGCTCGGTGATGATCCGGAGGCTCAGCTGAGCGGAATGACGAGCCTCGTCGGCGATGAGGTGCAGCTGTCGGGGCGGCTGCACGGCGGCGAGAGAGCACAGGTCGAGAAGCGTGCGCGGGAAACCTTGGACTCTCTGGGCATCGGCGACCTGTGGGGACGACGACTCGAGGCCCTGTCCGGTGGCCAGAGGCAGCTCGTGGCTCTGTCTGGGCTGCTCAGCCAGCGACCGGCGCTGCTGGCCCTCGACCAACCCTCACTGTCCTTGGATCCGGACACTCGACGTCGTCTTGGCCGTGTGCTGCAGGACTACTGCGCCTCCGGAGGTACGGTACTCATCACCGCTCATCAACTCGACGAAGTCACTGCCGCGTGCCGTGATTTCAGCGTTCTGGCATCAGGACGCCTACATGCGAGACAACGACGATTGACTGTCCAGGACTGCGAACACGAGGGAATCTGGGACACACGAGACCAGGTGGCACCACCAGCACAGGAACCACCTGAACCAAGCGAATACCGCGAGCAGGATCGTGTCGAACAAGCTGAGTCATCAGCACCAATCGCTGCTGCGCTCTGCGCGCGAGGACTGACGGTCGCCCGAGCCGGCACCGCCGTCCTCGACCACGTGGACCTCGATGTCGCAATCGGTGAGATCGTGACGATCATGGGTCCCAACGGTGCAGGAAAGTCGACCCTCCTGCGCAGTTTGGCCGGTCTCCTCGAGCGTGGCGCCCACATCACGGGCACGATCACGGTCGATGACGACGGGAGGGTGCTCAGCCTCGGCGACGCCCCAGCACATCAGCGAGCCGTCCACCTCGGGTGGGTGGGGCAAGATCCAGGCAGCCAGCTCTCGGCTGCCACCGTGCGTGAGGAACTCACACGCTCGGCCCCGTTGCCCGCCCACAGGCGCCGAGACAGGGCGGTCGTCAGAGCCCAGCGGCGGGCGGCGGTCGCCTCGGCAATGGTGCAGGCAAAGCTGGAAACTGAAAGCGAGACTCATCCCTACGATCTGAGCATCGACCTCCGCAAGGACCTGGTGATGGCCTCGGCCCTCATCGTGGGCTCTCGGATACTCCTCCTCGACGAGCCGACGTTAGGAAGAGACCACCAGGCCATCGGCCGACTGAACAAGTTCATCCACGATTTCATTCGCCGAGGCGGGTCCGTCCTGGCTGCCACCCACGACCGACGATGGGCTGCGGAAACCGCCGATCGCATCCTGTCAGTGGACAGCGGCCGACTCTATGAGGACCGGTAG
- a CDS encoding YrhK family protein, which produces MTEGNNNLTIRIGPEELIIRQRYQVLSIVNDVLIGIWFLIGSFMFFSDEWVFTGTCLFVLGSVEMLIRPVIRLIRHLHLQKIRGPEVPTTDSTYDF; this is translated from the coding sequence ATGACAGAAGGCAACAACAACCTGACGATCCGCATCGGACCCGAAGAACTGATCATCCGCCAGCGATATCAAGTGCTGAGCATCGTCAACGATGTCCTCATCGGCATCTGGTTCCTCATCGGCAGCTTCATGTTCTTCTCCGACGAATGGGTCTTCACCGGCACCTGCCTGTTCGTCCTCGGCAGCGTAGAGATGCTCATCCGTCCGGTCATCCGCCTGATCAGACACCTCCACCTGCAGAAGATCCGCGGCCCCGAAGTCCCGACTACGGACTCCACATACGACTTCTGA
- a CDS encoding DinB family protein, with amino-acid sequence MSTSPNRWTKATVYPDMWVDPEDDPRNTDGRSPDGEAETQLEFIRDYRSTLRMKCEGLDAEQLAMRSVPPSTMSLLGLLRHMVEVERDWCNWITEDETRPSLYGGLDAAFSTSGADADMLARTWSDLAAEQATTDAEVAKHDDLGTRLGESQIAVRELQIHRIEEYARHCGHADLLRECIDGRTGQ; translated from the coding sequence ATGTCGACATCTCCGAACCGATGGACCAAGGCCACTGTCTATCCGGACATGTGGGTCGATCCCGAGGACGATCCGCGCAATACCGACGGCAGGAGTCCCGATGGTGAGGCCGAGACGCAGCTCGAGTTCATCCGTGACTACCGTTCCACCCTGAGAATGAAGTGCGAAGGGCTCGACGCTGAGCAGCTGGCGATGCGGTCTGTCCCACCGTCAACGATGTCGCTGCTCGGGCTGCTCAGACACATGGTCGAAGTCGAACGCGACTGGTGCAACTGGATCACTGAGGACGAGACACGACCTTCACTCTACGGTGGCCTGGATGCGGCCTTCAGCACCTCGGGCGCAGATGCGGACATGCTGGCGAGGACCTGGTCAGACCTCGCAGCCGAGCAGGCGACCACCGACGCCGAGGTCGCGAAGCACGACGACCTGGGCACCCGCCTCGGCGAATCACAGATTGCGGTACGGGAGCTCCAGATCCACCGAATCGAAGAATACGCCAGGCATTGCGGACATGCGGACCTGCTGCGTGAGTGCATCGACGGAAGAACCGGGCAGTGA
- a CDS encoding VOC family protein translates to MSRAVQITFDCHDPIGQATFWAEVLGYVVPGPPGVKLEVGDDPFAAWKDFIAGMGIDMKPEDFRAAIEDPQGRGPRVFFQIVPEGKTVKNRVHLDVRAAPGLQNHERMQALEDECQRLLELGAQRLERVDPNPPMETGFIVMADPEGNEFCLD, encoded by the coding sequence ATGAGTCGCGCAGTTCAGATCACCTTCGATTGTCATGACCCGATCGGGCAGGCCACCTTCTGGGCTGAGGTGCTCGGATATGTTGTGCCCGGCCCGCCGGGAGTCAAGCTTGAAGTCGGTGACGATCCTTTTGCCGCGTGGAAGGATTTCATCGCCGGAATGGGCATCGACATGAAACCGGAAGACTTCCGAGCCGCGATCGAAGATCCACAGGGACGTGGCCCCCGTGTGTTCTTCCAAATCGTGCCCGAGGGCAAAACCGTCAAGAACAGGGTCCATCTCGATGTCCGTGCGGCTCCCGGGCTGCAGAACCACGAACGGATGCAGGCGCTGGAAGACGAATGTCAGCGCCTGCTGGAGCTTGGTGCTCAACGACTCGAACGGGTTGACCCCAACCCGCCGATGGAGACTGGGTTCATCGTCATGGCCGACCCCGAGGGCAACGAGTTCTGTCTGGACTGA
- a CDS encoding PepSY domain-containing protein: MKTQRLATRAAAGTMILAFALAGCSGGESDADQASGGEGQAAETAGAQEEAGDGAEESETENSTPEDSSASASAGLPRDADLSKESPSVTPEDAISTAKEEAKDGDVHAIELDFDDRDEAWQYEVKIIDGTTDFDVEIDAETGDVVDVEKDSTDDKEKAVDLNDPMTFDEALKLAQEKASGRLDGWKLDSDDDRIEYQFDFDDKDEEIEVSVDVESKKVSVDD, encoded by the coding sequence ATGAAGACTCAGAGATTGGCCACACGGGCCGCTGCAGGGACCATGATTCTCGCTTTCGCCCTCGCCGGTTGCTCCGGCGGAGAATCGGACGCCGATCAGGCATCAGGAGGTGAGGGCCAGGCTGCAGAGACAGCAGGGGCCCAGGAAGAGGCCGGCGACGGCGCTGAGGAGTCGGAGACAGAGAATTCGACCCCCGAAGATTCGTCTGCTTCTGCATCCGCCGGGCTGCCCCGGGATGCTGATCTGAGCAAGGAGTCGCCATCTGTGACTCCCGAAGACGCCATCTCCACAGCGAAGGAAGAAGCCAAGGACGGTGACGTCCACGCCATCGAACTCGACTTCGATGATCGCGACGAAGCATGGCAGTACGAGGTGAAGATCATTGACGGCACCACTGACTTCGACGTGGAGATCGATGCTGAGACCGGCGACGTCGTCGACGTGGAGAAGGACTCCACGGACGACAAGGAGAAGGCGGTCGACCTCAACGATCCGATGACCTTCGATGAGGCGCTCAAGCTGGCCCAGGAGAAGGCCTCAGGTCGACTCGACGGGTGGAAGCTGGACTCGGACGACGATCGCATCGAATACCAGTTCGATTTCGATGACAAGGACGAGGAGATCGAGGTCTCCGTCGACGTCGAATCGAAGAAGGTCTCTGTCGACGACTGA
- a CDS encoding thymidine kinase, giving the protein MNPVASPRQAGRLDVIAGPMFSGKSEELMRRVRRAKIAGVNVLVLSHSLDTRSTLSAITSHTGVNIPAVPIGDVESLAEVAHAEDYDLIAIDEAQFFGPDLVATVFELVEHGATVIVEGLCVTFDGDPFEPMPTFMAVAEDVLKLTAVCTICGRDAVFHQRVGTPGRTDDEPDAPATDIAASHVGGLEAYVARCREHFAPPH; this is encoded by the coding sequence ATGAACCCCGTTGCTTCGCCACGGCAGGCAGGTCGTCTCGACGTCATTGCCGGCCCCATGTTCTCCGGAAAGTCCGAGGAGCTCATGCGCAGGGTCCGGCGGGCAAAGATCGCCGGGGTCAATGTCCTCGTACTCAGCCACTCCCTTGATACCCGTTCCACACTATCGGCGATCACCTCGCATACCGGGGTCAACATTCCCGCCGTGCCCATCGGCGACGTCGAGTCCCTCGCGGAGGTCGCCCACGCCGAAGACTACGATCTGATCGCCATCGACGAAGCGCAGTTCTTCGGCCCTGATCTCGTGGCGACCGTATTCGAACTGGTCGAACACGGTGCCACCGTCATTGTCGAAGGGCTGTGTGTGACGTTCGACGGTGATCCCTTCGAACCGATGCCGACGTTCATGGCCGTGGCCGAAGACGTCCTCAAGCTGACTGCAGTGTGCACAATCTGCGGCAGAGATGCGGTCTTCCACCAGCGTGTGGGTACTCCCGGGCGCACGGATGACGAGCCGGATGCTCCTGCCACAGACATCGCTGCCAGCCACGTCGGCGGTCTTGAAGCCTATGTCGCACGCTGCCGGGAGCACTTCGCTCCACCACACTAG
- a CDS encoding mismatch-specific DNA-glycosylase, which yields MIEESFISSRRPSPLGGRKPTKDDLAEFATDNPDAIDDVLPRRPGELSMLIVGINPGLWTAAVNAPFARPGNRFWPSLHQAGLTDHLVDASLGLAAEDEAQLLARGIGITNLVGRATARADELDNQELRDGAARLVRRLDDIRPKVVAIAGITSFRIGYSQPKTQLGLQDSSLIEGWPVDIPLHVVPQPSGLNAHYQVPDLARIWRQVWESIEA from the coding sequence GTGATTGAGGAAAGTTTCATCAGCTCCCGCCGACCTTCGCCGCTGGGCGGACGTAAGCCGACGAAGGACGACCTCGCAGAGTTCGCCACTGATAATCCCGATGCCATCGATGATGTTCTGCCCAGGCGTCCGGGAGAGCTGTCGATGCTCATCGTGGGAATCAACCCTGGACTGTGGACCGCCGCGGTCAATGCGCCCTTTGCCAGACCGGGCAACCGCTTCTGGCCCTCACTGCATCAGGCGGGGCTGACCGATCACCTCGTCGATGCCTCACTGGGCCTTGCCGCCGAAGACGAAGCACAGCTGTTGGCCCGGGGCATCGGGATCACCAACCTCGTCGGTCGGGCCACCGCCAGAGCCGATGAACTGGACAATCAGGAACTGCGCGACGGGGCGGCCCGATTGGTTCGCCGACTCGACGATATCCGCCCCAAGGTGGTCGCGATCGCAGGAATCACCTCGTTCCGAATCGGGTACTCACAGCCCAAGACCCAACTCGGCTTACAGGACTCGTCACTCATCGAGGGGTGGCCCGTGGACATTCCGCTTCACGTCGTACCCCAGCCCAGCGGCCTCAACGCCCACTACCAGGTGCCTGATCTGGCGCGAATCTGGCGGCAGGTGTGGGAGAGCATCGAGGCCTGA
- a CDS encoding SRPBCC family protein translates to MTKDHQFAPHDHVRPQAGESAPFHFENRWRVNASVRDVWSVLCDIEAWPQWWPGLPVAVPIDDTIAPGSRADIQVNSPIGMTLSFSIELHDAEAPNFVTFSAAGDLRGSGAWSLQQTGPITTISSVWCVNTRRRSIRLLRPVASSMHSRVMRAGHRGLASRLNRLAS, encoded by the coding sequence ATGACGAAGGATCATCAGTTCGCGCCCCATGACCATGTGCGACCGCAGGCGGGTGAATCAGCGCCCTTCCACTTTGAGAACCGGTGGAGGGTCAACGCCTCTGTCAGGGATGTGTGGTCAGTGCTCTGCGACATCGAAGCGTGGCCGCAATGGTGGCCCGGCCTGCCCGTGGCCGTGCCCATCGACGACACGATCGCACCCGGAAGCCGAGCCGATATCCAGGTCAACAGCCCGATCGGTATGACATTGAGCTTCAGCATCGAACTTCACGACGCCGAGGCACCGAACTTCGTGACGTTCTCCGCCGCCGGAGATCTGAGGGGGAGCGGAGCATGGTCACTGCAGCAGACCGGTCCCATCACCACGATCAGCTCTGTGTGGTGCGTGAACACCCGGCGCCGATCAATTCGGCTGCTGCGACCCGTGGCGTCGTCGATGCACTCACGAGTGATGAGAGCCGGACACCGCGGGCTGGCCAGCCGCCTGAACCGTCTCGCATCCTGA
- the moeB gene encoding molybdopterin-synthase adenylyltransferase MoeB, with translation MSTARNPGPLVAPTDSLSPRELERYARHLSLPGIGVEGQGRLRAASALVIGAGGLGAPVLHYLAAAGLGSITIIDDDVVEASNLQRQVLHRDADIGRAKVDSARDALLRLDPELAVTAICERLSPDNALELFHSHDVVLDGADNFATRYLSNDAAELTGTPLVWGTIFRFAGQVSTFVPGHGPMLRDLFPDIPEPDSVPNCAEGGVLGVLCGTVGSAMATEAVKLICGIGTPLIGRLLRYDALESDYSTLRFSPDPDRRPVTDLAEVTVACAAADQRSIGQDANGPGAEGLGSGRGDEVSVEEYRAESSPILLIDVRDGWERQISAIPGSVHLPLSVLQVEGWKAVEAVAAHPPHEIVVHCKSGARSAQAVALLKDGAPGAVRLRSLLGGIDAWSTSGCETVQAAGQPAVSGSHHS, from the coding sequence ATGAGTACCGCGCGCAATCCGGGCCCATTGGTCGCACCGACCGATTCTCTGAGCCCACGGGAACTCGAACGCTATGCCAGGCATCTGAGCCTGCCGGGGATCGGCGTCGAGGGGCAAGGGCGGCTGCGGGCCGCCTCGGCGCTGGTCATCGGTGCGGGCGGGCTGGGAGCACCGGTCCTGCACTACCTGGCCGCGGCGGGGCTCGGGTCGATCACGATCATCGACGACGATGTGGTCGAGGCCTCGAATCTGCAGCGCCAGGTCCTCCACCGCGATGCCGATATCGGCCGGGCCAAGGTCGATTCCGCTCGTGATGCCCTGCTTCGTCTCGATCCGGAGCTTGCGGTCACCGCGATCTGCGAACGGTTGAGTCCTGACAATGCACTTGAGTTGTTTCACTCCCATGATGTCGTCCTCGACGGGGCCGACAATTTCGCGACCCGCTACCTGTCCAATGATGCCGCCGAACTCACCGGCACCCCGCTGGTCTGGGGCACGATATTTCGCTTCGCAGGTCAGGTGAGCACGTTCGTCCCCGGGCATGGGCCGATGCTGCGTGACCTGTTTCCCGACATTCCCGAGCCCGATTCGGTGCCCAACTGTGCCGAGGGTGGTGTGCTCGGGGTTCTGTGCGGCACCGTCGGCTCCGCTATGGCCACGGAGGCCGTGAAACTCATCTGCGGCATCGGCACACCGCTGATCGGTCGCCTGCTGCGCTATGACGCGTTGGAGTCCGACTATTCCACGCTTCGGTTCTCACCTGATCCTGATCGCCGGCCAGTCACCGATCTCGCCGAGGTGACGGTGGCCTGCGCCGCTGCCGACCAGAGATCCATTGGCCAGGATGCGAATGGGCCCGGTGCCGAAGGTCTGGGCTCAGGACGGGGCGATGAGGTCAGCGTTGAGGAGTATCGGGCCGAGTCCTCCCCCATCCTCCTCATTGATGTGCGCGACGGGTGGGAACGGCAGATCTCGGCCATTCCCGGTTCCGTCCACCTGCCGCTGAGCGTGCTGCAGGTCGAGGGGTGGAAAGCGGTGGAAGCCGTGGCTGCTCATCCGCCTCATGAAATCGTCGTCCACTGCAAGTCGGGGGCACGGTCGGCTCAGGCCGTGGCGCTGCTCAAGGATGGTGCGCCGGGGGCCGTGCGTCTGCGCTCGCTGTTGGGCGGCATCGACGCCTGGTCGACGTCAGGATGCGAGACGGTTCAGGCGGCTGGCCAGCCCGCGGTGTCCGGCTCTCATCACTCGTGA
- a CDS encoding thiazole synthase — protein sequence MSWNVDEVTLNSRLVMGTGGASSLSILEQALEASGTELTTVALRRYDGTARDSVFALLNRMGIRILPNTAGCYTARDAVLTAQLAREALETNWVKLEVIADEETLLPDPVELFRAAEELVLDDFTVFAYTNDDPALAKRLEDAGVAVVMPAGAPIGSGLGILNPHNIETIVNRAQVPVILDAGIGTASDAALAMELGCTAVLLASAVTRAHDATAMARAMSLAVESGHLAAHAGRIPKRPLAMASSTFEGMVTPV from the coding sequence ATGAGTTGGAACGTCGACGAGGTGACCCTGAACTCCCGACTGGTCATGGGCACCGGTGGTGCCAGTTCACTGAGCATCCTCGAACAGGCTCTGGAAGCCTCGGGCACCGAACTGACTACTGTGGCGCTGCGCCGCTATGACGGGACGGCCCGGGACTCGGTGTTCGCCCTGCTCAACCGTATGGGCATCCGCATCCTGCCCAACACCGCCGGATGCTATACGGCCCGTGATGCTGTGCTGACTGCCCAACTGGCCCGGGAGGCTCTCGAGACGAACTGGGTGAAGCTCGAGGTCATCGCCGATGAGGAGACTCTGCTGCCGGATCCTGTTGAGCTGTTCAGGGCCGCGGAGGAACTCGTCCTCGACGACTTCACGGTCTTCGCCTACACGAACGATGATCCGGCGCTGGCCAAGAGGCTCGAGGACGCCGGTGTCGCTGTGGTCATGCCAGCCGGGGCTCCGATCGGCAGCGGACTGGGCATCCTCAATCCTCACAACATCGAGACGATCGTCAACCGCGCCCAGGTGCCGGTGATCCTTGATGCCGGTATCGGCACTGCCTCCGATGCGGCTCTGGCGATGGAGCTGGGCTGCACCGCGGTCCTGCTGGCATCGGCCGTGACTCGGGCACATGATGCGACAGCCATGGCCCGAGCGATGTCCCTGGCCGTTGAGTCCGGTCATCTGGCCGCCCATGCCGGCCGGATTCCGAAGCGACCGTTGGCTATGGCCTCGTCCACGTTCGAGGGGATGGTGACTCCGGTATGA
- the thiS gene encoding sulfur carrier protein ThiS gives MTDTISITLNGERHELARPTTARDLVSGLVDKDITVDGTPVDGSRLGIALAVDGEVIRRGKWSEFTLAEGHNVDIVTAVQGG, from the coding sequence GTGACCGACACGATCAGCATCACGCTCAACGGCGAGCGCCATGAACTCGCCCGACCCACCACGGCCAGGGACCTCGTCTCCGGCCTCGTCGACAAGGACATCACCGTCGATGGCACACCCGTCGACGGCAGTCGTCTGGGCATCGCGCTCGCCGTCGACGGTGAGGTGATCAGGCGCGGGAAGTGGTCTGAGTTCACCTTGGCCGAGGGGCACAATGTCGACATCGTCACCGCTGTGCAGGGAGGCTGA
- the thiO gene encoding glycine oxidase ThiO, translated as MHVIVVGAGIIGLSTAWNLRRRGVSVTIVDPAPAMGASHAAAGMLAPAAEVVWGQSPLYPLMRASADLYPDFAAELAAASGHDLGYSSAETFVCAGDRADLASLRELIDLQRAAGFDVSLVPGSRARDLEPALSPGVSGAVTIPGDHSIDPRRVTGALLAILGNAVVRARVTGLLTQAGRTIGVELEDGTRLKADQVVVTAGGSCNDISGVPALPLRQVWGEVIRLRAPETLAPLLTRTIRGLVKGRPVYVVPRPDGELVLGATSREDGRSGINAGGVHQLLRDAERLVPAILEAQITDITTRARPGSPDDVPIIGRIDPGCVVSTGFFRHGILLAPLGASLTVDLACGSETLAGPPGTLAAVAPARFTEAAQAQHLTPAHDLTPAQHLQTTPTEKFQQPTGSQL; from the coding sequence GTGCACGTCATTGTTGTGGGAGCCGGGATCATCGGCTTGTCAACTGCCTGGAATCTGCGCCGTCGCGGCGTCAGCGTCACCATCGTCGATCCGGCTCCCGCCATGGGTGCCTCCCATGCTGCGGCGGGGATGCTGGCCCCGGCCGCCGAGGTGGTGTGGGGGCAGTCTCCCCTGTACCCCCTGATGCGTGCCTCGGCAGACTTGTACCCGGACTTCGCCGCCGAGCTGGCTGCCGCCTCCGGTCATGATCTGGGGTACTCGAGCGCCGAAACCTTCGTGTGCGCCGGTGACCGTGCCGATCTCGCTTCGCTGCGTGAGCTCATCGACCTGCAGCGAGCAGCCGGTTTCGACGTCTCCCTCGTTCCCGGGTCAAGGGCCAGGGATCTGGAACCGGCGCTCTCACCCGGGGTAAGCGGAGCTGTCACGATCCCCGGGGACCATTCGATCGATCCCCGCCGAGTCACCGGCGCACTGCTGGCCATCCTCGGCAACGCCGTTGTCCGTGCCCGAGTGACCGGTCTGCTCACTCAGGCGGGCCGGACCATCGGTGTCGAACTTGAAGATGGGACGAGGCTCAAGGCCGATCAGGTCGTCGTGACCGCCGGCGGCTCCTGCAACGACATCTCCGGAGTTCCCGCGCTGCCCCTGCGCCAGGTCTGGGGCGAGGTGATCAGACTGCGGGCGCCCGAGACTCTGGCCCCGCTTCTCACACGTACGATCCGTGGACTGGTCAAGGGTCGTCCCGTCTACGTCGTGCCTCGACCCGACGGTGAACTCGTCCTCGGTGCCACGAGTCGTGAAGACGGTCGCTCCGGGATCAACGCCGGCGGCGTCCACCAGCTGCTGCGCGACGCCGAACGTCTCGTCCCTGCCATCCTCGAGGCCCAGATCACCGACATCACCACCCGCGCCAGGCCGGGCTCACCCGACGACGTGCCGATCATCGGGCGCATCGACCCCGGCTGTGTGGTGTCCACCGGGTTCTTCCGGCACGGCATCCTCCTCGCCCCGCTGGGTGCGAGCCTCACCGTCGACCTTGCGTGCGGGAGCGAAACCTTGGCGGGGCCGCCGGGGACACTCGCCGCGGTGGCACCTGCCCGGTTCACCGAAGCCGCTCAGGCTCAGCACCTCACTCCTGCTCACGACCTCACCCCTGCGCAGCACCTCCAGACCACACCGACCGAAAAGTTTCAGCAACCGACAGGGAGCCAACTGTGA
- the thiE gene encoding thiamine phosphate synthase, which produces MTMDAAVHDTDRATRLARLRGSRLYVCTDSRSAQGDLPEFLDAAYAGGVDIIQLRDKGLEARAEIEALEVLREAAHRHGKLFSVNDRADVALIVGADVFHIGQGDLTSEQARTVLGPDVILGRSTHSIEQAHAAEADPEIDYFCLGPVWETPTKPGRAAIGVEPLRALASSAAKPWFAIGGISAGERLAEVQATGAQRIVVVRAVTAADDPAAAAAELKQAL; this is translated from the coding sequence ATGACAATGGACGCCGCAGTCCACGACACAGACAGAGCCACACGACTCGCCCGGCTTCGCGGGTCCAGGCTCTATGTCTGCACCGATTCCCGCAGCGCGCAGGGCGATCTCCCCGAATTCCTTGATGCCGCCTATGCCGGTGGCGTCGACATCATCCAGCTGCGCGACAAGGGCCTGGAAGCCCGAGCCGAGATCGAAGCACTCGAAGTCCTCAGGGAGGCAGCCCACCGGCACGGAAAGCTGTTCTCCGTCAACGACCGTGCTGATGTGGCCCTCATCGTCGGCGCCGACGTCTTCCACATCGGTCAGGGCGACCTCACCAGCGAACAGGCACGCACGGTCCTCGGCCCCGACGTGATCCTGGGCCGCTCGACACACTCCATCGAACAGGCCCACGCCGCCGAGGCGGACCCCGAGATCGACTATTTCTGTCTCGGTCCCGTGTGGGAGACCCCCACCAAACCCGGCCGGGCCGCCATCGGAGTCGAACCCCTGCGTGCGCTCGCCTCCAGCGCAGCCAAACCCTGGTTTGCGATCGGTGGGATCTCCGCTGGTGAGCGACTGGCGGAAGTACAGGCCACCGGTGCACAGCGCATTGTCGTCGTCCGCGCGGTGACCGCAGCAGATGACCCTGCGGCTGCGGCCGCGGAACTCAAACAGGCATTGTGA
- a CDS encoding 2-dehydropantoate 2-reductase codes for MGEHTVKILIAGAGATGGAFGTRLFEAGRDVTFLVREARAQTMRANGLRFVDPGEDRTNHIPVLTAAELAQTDPSAAHLAPGDSATANGSSSTPFDLVIVAVKANGLESIIDDIRPAVGEDTLIIPFLNGMAQIERLVEEFPGQVLGGLVKIVGTIKDGAIHQMTDLAVMTIGDLDGTGVPDSIAQALDVPGFKLQILDNITDALWEKWIFIAAAGVVTCLFRAPVGAIMAAGGHSHIVQIVDELETVAAAGGHPVSAKAREMTLSMLTAEGSSFTSSLYRDVTSGLPSETEHILGHLARTAADLSVATPLLDLTLVQLRAGESLRQS; via the coding sequence ATGGGAGAGCACACAGTGAAGATACTCATCGCAGGAGCCGGCGCAACCGGCGGAGCGTTCGGAACCCGTCTGTTCGAAGCAGGACGCGATGTCACGTTCCTCGTCCGCGAAGCCCGAGCACAGACGATGCGTGCCAACGGTCTGCGATTCGTTGACCCCGGTGAGGACCGGACGAACCATATCCCCGTCCTCACCGCAGCCGAGCTCGCCCAGACTGATCCGTCAGCTGCGCATTTGGCACCCGGCGATTCCGCCACTGCCAACGGCTCGAGTTCGACGCCTTTCGACCTGGTGATCGTCGCGGTCAAGGCCAACGGTCTGGAGTCGATCATCGACGACATCAGACCTGCAGTGGGGGAGGACACCCTCATCATTCCGTTCCTCAACGGTATGGCTCAGATCGAGCGATTGGTCGAGGAGTTCCCCGGCCAGGTGTTGGGCGGTCTGGTCAAGATCGTCGGGACGATCAAGGACGGCGCGATCCACCAGATGACGGACCTCGCGGTTATGACCATCGGCGACCTCGATGGAACAGGCGTCCCGGATTCCATTGCCCAGGCCCTCGATGTACCCGGCTTTAAGCTGCAGATTCTGGACAACATCACGGACGCCCTGTGGGAGAAGTGGATCTTCATCGCCGCTGCCGGGGTCGTCACCTGCCTGTTCCGGGCACCCGTCGGGGCGATCATGGCCGCCGGAGGGCATTCGCACATTGTTCAGATCGTCGACGAGCTCGAGACCGTCGCGGCTGCGGGCGGACACCCGGTCTCGGCCAAGGCCAGGGAGATGACCTTGTCCATGCTCACCGCCGAAGGCTCGTCGTTCACCTCATCGCTCTACCGTGACGTGACCTCGGGCCTGCCCAGCGAAACCGAGCACATCCTCGGACACCTTGCGAGAACGGCAGCGGACCTGTCAGTGGCGACGCCGCTGCTCGACCTCACACTTGTGCAGCTGCGGGCTGGGGAGTCGCTGCGGCAGAGCTGA